Proteins found in one Haloferax litoreum genomic segment:
- a CDS encoding PaaI family thioesterase, producing MTDEFPADAAAIVQRHIEDEHGYLSWLNTRVDAIERGRIVMTIPYDEKLTNTVSPPTIHGGIAATLIDTAGGIALRTMLDNPLSGGVATINLNVNYLRRASGDLTAVAEVVRAGGSVGVSTITVVSTDPKDDAEVARRQSPSTDWDDAVATGQGAYRLFRD from the coding sequence ATGACCGACGAGTTCCCTGCCGACGCCGCGGCTATCGTCCAGCGGCACATCGAGGACGAACACGGCTATCTCTCGTGGCTCAATACGCGGGTCGATGCCATCGAGCGTGGCCGTATCGTGATGACCATCCCGTACGACGAGAAACTCACGAACACTGTCTCACCGCCGACCATCCACGGCGGTATCGCGGCGACGCTCATCGACACGGCAGGCGGCATCGCACTCCGAACCATGCTCGACAACCCACTCTCGGGAGGCGTCGCCACTATCAACCTCAACGTGAACTACCTCCGTCGCGCGTCGGGTGACCTCACCGCCGTCGCAGAGGTGGTTCGCGCGGGTGGGAGCGTCGGCGTCAGCACCATCACCGTCGTCAGTACCGACCCGAAGGACGACGCGGAAGTGGCGAGACGACAGTCGCCGTCGACCGACTGGGACGACGCCGTGGCCACCGGGCAGGGCGCGTATCGACTCTTCCGCGACTGA
- a CDS encoding cysteine hydrolase family protein, with protein MALDPTRTAVVVVDMQNGFCHPDGCLFSPASDAAVEAVTDLVSTAREAGARIVYTRDVHPPEQFDDAHYYDEFDRWGEHVVEGTWDAELLDALDVRDGDLVVEKHTYDAFYQTQLEGWLDSHGVDDLLICGTLANVCVLHTAGSAGLRDYRPILVTDALGYIEQSHKEYAVDHADWLFGETTTLGEIEFE; from the coding sequence ATGGCACTCGACCCGACACGGACTGCAGTCGTCGTCGTCGACATGCAAAACGGCTTCTGTCACCCGGACGGGTGCCTCTTTTCGCCCGCGAGCGACGCGGCCGTCGAGGCCGTCACCGACCTCGTTTCGACGGCCCGCGAAGCGGGCGCACGCATCGTCTACACGCGAGACGTGCACCCACCGGAGCAGTTCGACGACGCTCACTACTACGACGAGTTCGACCGCTGGGGCGAACACGTCGTCGAGGGCACGTGGGACGCCGAGTTGCTCGACGCGCTCGACGTGCGAGACGGCGACCTGGTCGTCGAGAAACACACCTACGACGCGTTCTACCAGACGCAACTGGAGGGGTGGCTCGACTCCCACGGCGTCGACGACCTGCTCATCTGCGGCACGCTCGCAAACGTCTGTGTCCTCCACACTGCCGGAAGCGCCGGGCTCCGCGACTATCGACCGATTCTCGTCACGGACGCCCTCGGTTACATCGAACAGTCGCACAAGGAGTACGCCGTCGACCACGCAGACTGGTTGTTCGGCGAGACGACGACGCTCGGAGAAATCGAATTCGAGTGA
- a CDS encoding Hvo_1808 family surface protein: MRTTGYRAIFVAALLVLAGCAAPSAAPGATSGDTSPPVTPDPDREGFSDPDRDVLGWENGYWYDEPIAVDQSDGLNDSELEAYVARGMARVEHIRELEFQESVPVNVISRDDYRADNANRSGSPDSEFNRWNDQVWEALFITGESQGSADAISETTGSAVLGFYSPSDDEIKIVTDSTGAPTIDNATLIHELVHALQDQHFDLTDERYRGQTQDGDLAIDGVVEGDAKLVELMYTDECESGAWDCVATPAAGGSGGSGGSGGGPNLGILLTIFQPYSDGPVYMNSIYQEGGWDAVNDKLRNPPVSSEQTIHVTDETPTPITFDDEGTNGWTTFPNQGVEGSDTVGEASIYAMFWYQARTTGAETVRLQTIVETDQQYDTYNYAAAPSDGWGNDRVFPYKNDAGSETEYGYVWVTQWDSDGDAREFHDAYLNILDANGATQQADGVYVVEDGEFNDAFRVVRSGDRVVVVNGPTPADVDEIRPSLAS, translated from the coding sequence ATGCGAACGACTGGCTACCGTGCCATCTTCGTCGCTGCTCTCTTGGTCCTCGCTGGGTGTGCTGCCCCCTCCGCGGCACCCGGTGCAACGAGTGGCGACACGTCTCCACCCGTGACGCCGGACCCCGACAGAGAAGGCTTCTCCGACCCCGACCGGGACGTCCTCGGGTGGGAGAACGGGTACTGGTACGACGAACCGATTGCAGTCGACCAGTCTGACGGCCTCAACGACTCCGAACTCGAAGCGTACGTGGCCCGTGGGATGGCGCGCGTCGAACACATCCGGGAACTCGAATTCCAAGAGTCGGTCCCCGTGAACGTCATCTCTCGTGACGACTACCGCGCCGACAACGCCAACCGCTCTGGGTCGCCGGACTCCGAGTTCAACCGCTGGAACGACCAGGTGTGGGAAGCGCTCTTCATCACCGGTGAGTCACAGGGCAGTGCAGACGCAATCTCGGAGACGACCGGAAGCGCCGTCCTCGGGTTCTACTCGCCGAGCGACGACGAAATCAAAATCGTCACCGACTCCACTGGCGCGCCGACCATCGACAACGCGACGCTGATTCACGAACTCGTCCACGCACTCCAAGACCAGCACTTCGACCTGACCGACGAGCGCTACCGCGGACAGACCCAAGACGGTGACCTCGCCATCGACGGTGTCGTCGAAGGCGACGCGAAACTCGTCGAACTCATGTACACAGACGAGTGCGAGTCCGGTGCGTGGGACTGCGTGGCCACGCCCGCCGCGGGTGGGTCCGGCGGGTCTGGCGGAAGCGGTGGTGGGCCGAACCTCGGCATCCTCCTCACTATCTTCCAACCGTACTCCGACGGCCCGGTCTACATGAACAGTATCTATCAGGAGGGTGGCTGGGACGCCGTCAACGACAAACTTCGCAACCCGCCCGTGTCGTCCGAACAGACTATCCACGTCACAGACGAGACGCCGACCCCCATCACGTTCGACGACGAGGGCACGAACGGGTGGACGACGTTCCCCAATCAGGGCGTCGAGGGGTCCGACACCGTCGGTGAGGCGTCTATCTACGCCATGTTCTGGTATCAGGCGCGGACGACCGGTGCCGAGACGGTGCGTCTCCAGACCATCGTCGAGACTGACCAGCAGTACGATACGTACAACTACGCCGCCGCGCCCTCTGACGGGTGGGGTAACGACCGGGTGTTCCCGTACAAGAACGACGCAGGGTCCGAGACTGAGTACGGGTACGTCTGGGTGACCCAGTGGGACTCCGACGGTGACGCCCGCGAGTTCCACGACGCGTATCTGAACATCCTCGACGCGAACGGCGCGACACAGCAAGCAGACGGCGTCTACGTCGTCGAGGACGGAGAGTTCAACGACGCCTTCCGCGTCGTCCGAAGCGGTGACCGAGTCGTCGTCGTCAACGGCCCGACGCCCGCCGACGTGGACGAGATTCGGCCGAGTCTCGCGTCCTGA
- a CDS encoding Hvo_1808 family surface protein, which yields MNRPRLAALLSALLLVVSGCAAPVMNPTATPDDGAASEWTWPDDPPTDRLGWENGYWYNESIDVDQSDGLNATEREAFVSRTMARVEVIRELEFTDPVPVDVISRAEYRNESDIGDPPENESEALHADWNDQVWESLLLVGEDRTITEVFGDLYGGAVLGYYSPSKDHIVLISTDGDPVIDRRTLAHELHHALQDQHFGLDESPPTQDEQLAENGLVEGDARYVDRLYEERCAAEWECVARPPGAGASSGSFDYPVFLTIYAPYSEGPEFVTDLRERGGWEAVDDAYANRPVSTEHIFHPETYPDERPVEVTIEDRSSAEWARYDHDPVGDTVGEASIFAMFWKHGAIDKQNLQRNTGNYSAYNYSSGPSAGWAGDLVVPYRPASDADATADPDRRAYVWKTVWDTEEDARQFQTAYLTYTLKLRLGATYAAENTYVVEDGPFADAYRVTRDGDTVTIVNAPTVEELDAVHRRA from the coding sequence ATGAACCGGCCTCGCCTCGCCGCGCTCCTCTCGGCGCTTCTCCTCGTCGTCTCGGGGTGCGCCGCGCCCGTGATGAACCCCACAGCGACACCAGACGACGGTGCCGCGAGTGAGTGGACGTGGCCCGACGACCCGCCAACAGACCGACTCGGGTGGGAGAACGGGTACTGGTACAACGAGTCCATCGACGTGGACCAGTCTGACGGTCTGAACGCGACCGAACGCGAGGCGTTCGTCTCGCGAACGATGGCCCGCGTCGAAGTCATCCGCGAACTGGAGTTCACCGACCCCGTCCCCGTGGATGTCATCTCGCGCGCCGAGTACCGAAACGAGTCCGACATCGGCGACCCCCCCGAAAACGAGTCTGAGGCCCTTCACGCTGACTGGAACGACCAGGTCTGGGAGTCGCTCTTGTTGGTCGGCGAGGACCGGACTATCACCGAGGTGTTCGGTGACCTCTACGGCGGCGCAGTCCTCGGCTACTACTCTCCCTCGAAGGACCACATCGTTCTCATCAGTACCGACGGCGACCCGGTCATCGACCGGCGAACGCTCGCGCACGAACTCCACCACGCCTTGCAGGACCAGCACTTCGGCCTCGACGAGTCGCCGCCGACGCAGGACGAGCAACTCGCCGAGAACGGTCTGGTCGAAGGCGACGCGCGATACGTGGACCGACTGTACGAGGAGCGCTGTGCGGCGGAGTGGGAGTGCGTGGCCCGCCCGCCCGGTGCCGGGGCGTCCAGTGGGTCGTTCGACTACCCGGTCTTCTTGACTATCTACGCGCCGTACAGCGAGGGTCCAGAGTTCGTCACCGACCTGCGCGAACGCGGCGGATGGGAGGCAGTCGACGACGCCTACGCGAACCGGCCAGTCTCGACGGAACACATCTTCCACCCCGAGACGTACCCCGACGAACGACCAGTCGAGGTGACCATCGAAGACCGCTCGTCGGCCGAGTGGGCCAGATACGACCACGACCCGGTGGGCGACACCGTCGGCGAGGCGTCCATCTTCGCCATGTTCTGGAAACACGGTGCCATCGACAAGCAGAACCTTCAGCGTAACACGGGCAACTACTCGGCGTACAACTACTCTTCGGGCCCATCCGCCGGGTGGGCCGGTGACCTCGTCGTTCCGTACCGACCCGCCTCCGACGCCGACGCGACGGCGGACCCAGACCGCCGCGCCTACGTCTGGAAGACGGTCTGGGACACCGAAGAAGACGCACGGCAGTTCCAGACGGCGTACCTGACGTACACGCTCAAACTCCGCCTCGGGGCGACGTACGCCGCCGAAAACACCTACGTCGTCGAAGACGGTCCGTTCGCCGACGCGTATCGCGTGACGCGAGACGGCGACACGGTCACTATCGTGAACGCGCCGACTGTCGAGGAGTTGGACGCGGTCCACAGACGAGCATAG
- a CDS encoding nicotinate phosphoribosyltransferase → MTEFDIVGPEAIREGVATDAYFERTEATLRHAGKNPRVVAEVTADQFPDGDFEVFAGVKDAAALLEGHDVDVDAMFEGQLFDGGPVMRIEGDYLEFARLETSLLGFLSHASGCATAALEARVAAPDTPVLSFGARHVHPSIAAMVERSALVAGLDGFSHVAAGDILGKEASGTMPHALLIAFGRGNQADAFRAFDDAVPEDVPRVALCDTYGDETEEVLRAVETLGDDLDSVRLDTTSSRRGDFRHIVREVRWELDARGHEDVGIFVSGGLGPAELRHLHDVVDGFGVGGYISNANPVDFALDIVEVNGEPAAKRGKLSGVKQVYRTTDGGHHVGLRGRPGPTDGESLLEPLIRDGEVVREFDLDAATRRTHEDAETVGFGEE, encoded by the coding sequence ATGACTGAGTTCGACATCGTCGGTCCCGAGGCCATCCGCGAAGGCGTCGCGACTGACGCCTACTTCGAGCGGACCGAGGCCACCCTCCGACACGCGGGCAAGAACCCTCGCGTCGTCGCCGAGGTGACAGCGGACCAGTTCCCCGACGGGGACTTCGAGGTGTTCGCCGGTGTGAAAGACGCCGCGGCACTCCTCGAAGGACACGACGTCGACGTGGACGCCATGTTCGAGGGCCAACTGTTCGACGGCGGCCCAGTGATGCGAATCGAGGGCGACTACCTCGAATTCGCTCGCCTCGAAACCTCACTCCTCGGATTCCTCTCGCACGCCTCCGGGTGCGCGACTGCCGCACTCGAAGCGCGCGTCGCCGCGCCAGACACCCCCGTCTTGTCCTTCGGCGCGCGCCACGTTCACCCGTCTATCGCCGCGATGGTCGAACGGAGTGCGCTCGTCGCGGGCCTCGACGGCTTTTCCCACGTCGCCGCGGGCGACATCCTCGGGAAGGAAGCGTCGGGGACGATGCCGCACGCACTTCTCATCGCCTTCGGGCGCGGAAATCAGGCGGACGCCTTCCGCGCCTTCGACGACGCGGTGCCGGAAGACGTGCCGCGTGTCGCACTCTGTGACACCTACGGCGACGAGACCGAGGAAGTCCTCCGCGCAGTCGAGACGCTCGGTGACGACCTCGACAGCGTCCGACTGGACACCACCTCGTCGCGCCGCGGCGACTTCCGCCACATCGTCCGCGAGGTCCGCTGGGAACTCGACGCACGAGGACACGAGGACGTTGGTATCTTCGTCAGTGGGGGCCTCGGCCCCGCCGAACTGCGGCACCTCCACGACGTGGTCGATGGATTCGGCGTCGGTGGGTACATCTCGAACGCCAACCCTGTCGACTTCGCACTCGACATCGTCGAAGTGAACGGCGAACCGGCGGCCAAGCGCGGCAAACTCTCCGGCGTCAAGCAAGTCTACCGCACGACCGACGGCGGACACCACGTCGGTCTGCGTGGCCGACCCGGCCCGACCGACGGCGAGTCACTGCTCGAACCGTTGATTCGTGACGGTGAAGTCGTCCGCGAGTTCGACCTCGACGCGGCGACCCGACGGACCCACGAAGACGCCGAGACAGTCGGATTCGGCGAGGAGTAG
- a CDS encoding phosphotransferase family protein: MENENSTTDPSDVVHVLRQLDSIPVRDDSPPGAWTIESVSTGFNEVYLVTPRHSTEPKLVVKFATYSTRAHFRAGIAAYRLLGAYTDLPVPTLYGAVLDDETTPPAIGMEFLPGEELAAGFLDTARVTDPDAVRLLGEVIGASATLPDHAAAGYGYIRSHERRHEGPCAVGEYDDCRSWFLDYAAQLYSNPPSHEAVQSVVPDVRRYLRANANRLPETPAQSVVITDFSPQNLLSPDGTPPEQLNGVTGVIDLERAKLAPAEFAAVNVEYLLTRFTSDTSAVKEALYDPLPFSAEMPGRDLYRLIAMGRSVGGLPFWYEPGSETYQERGTAIAAEITDILG, encoded by the coding sequence ATGGAAAATGAGAATTCGACGACCGACCCGTCGGATGTCGTTCACGTCCTTCGACAACTCGATTCGATTCCCGTACGCGACGATTCACCGCCGGGCGCGTGGACCATCGAGTCGGTCTCTACTGGGTTCAACGAGGTGTACCTCGTCACTCCTCGCCACTCGACGGAACCGAAATTGGTCGTGAAATTTGCGACGTACTCGACGCGGGCACACTTTCGCGCCGGCATCGCGGCATACCGCCTGCTCGGCGCGTACACTGACCTTCCGGTTCCGACTCTGTACGGAGCCGTACTGGACGACGAGACCACACCACCGGCTATCGGTATGGAGTTTCTGCCGGGTGAAGAACTCGCCGCAGGGTTCCTCGATACAGCGCGCGTCACTGACCCAGATGCGGTTCGACTCCTCGGAGAAGTCATCGGCGCATCCGCGACACTCCCCGACCACGCTGCCGCGGGATACGGATACATTCGAAGCCACGAACGACGCCACGAGGGGCCATGTGCGGTGGGAGAGTACGACGACTGTCGCTCGTGGTTCCTCGACTACGCCGCACAACTGTACTCGAACCCACCATCACACGAAGCGGTCCAATCGGTGGTCCCTGACGTGAGGAGGTATCTTCGTGCGAACGCCAACCGCCTCCCGGAGACGCCCGCCCAGTCGGTCGTCATCACGGATTTCTCCCCACAGAACTTGCTGAGTCCCGATGGCACTCCGCCCGAACAACTCAATGGGGTAACGGGCGTTATCGACCTCGAACGGGCGAAGCTAGCACCCGCCGAATTCGCGGCAGTGAACGTAGAGTACCTCCTGACGCGATTCACCTCCGACACGAGTGCCGTCAAAGAAGCGCTCTACGACCCGCTTCCGTTCTCGGCGGAGATGCCCGGCCGCGACCTCTATCGACTGATTGCGATGGGTCGGTCTGTCGGGGGATTGCCGTTCTGGTACGAACCGGGAAGTGAAACCTATCAGGAACGGGGAACCGCCATCGCTGCAGAGATTACAGATATTCTCGGGTGA
- a CDS encoding TIGR00296 family protein, with product MSEAQTVHLTYEDGARAVELARESVESYVLHGQREQPGSMRDAFYARTGAFVRIKSTRGRGRLRGCAGAYRGKDQLGHAIVDAAIKASSGDSCQTEIEAPELPNLNISVCIVNSYTLTNDPVADIELGKHGVAIDAGGVHGWMYPTLPLELGWSKEEFLTNACRKAGLSPLAWQDDDTMITLFEGQVFRERDDGGSVEAL from the coding sequence ATGTCCGAGGCGCAGACCGTACACCTCACCTACGAGGATGGGGCGCGGGCGGTCGAACTGGCGCGGGAATCGGTCGAATCGTACGTTCTTCACGGGCAACGGGAACAACCGGGCAGCATGCGAGATGCCTTCTACGCACGAACGGGGGCGTTCGTGCGTATCAAGTCGACACGTGGGCGTGGTCGACTTCGGGGCTGTGCAGGGGCGTATCGCGGCAAAGACCAACTGGGGCACGCCATCGTCGACGCCGCCATCAAGGCATCGTCCGGCGACTCCTGTCAGACGGAAATCGAGGCACCGGAACTTCCGAACCTCAACATCTCCGTCTGCATCGTGAACAGTTATACGCTGACTAACGACCCTGTCGCGGATATCGAACTCGGGAAACACGGCGTCGCCATCGACGCCGGCGGCGTCCACGGGTGGATGTACCCGACGCTTCCACTCGAGCTCGGTTGGTCGAAAGAAGAGTTCCTCACGAACGCCTGCCGCAAGGCCGGCCTCTCGCCGCTGGCGTGGCAGGACGACGACACCATGATTACGCTCTTCGAAGGGCAGGTCTTCCGCGAGCGTGACGACGGCGGCAGCGTCGAAGCGCTGTAA